A single window of Flavobacterium aestivum DNA harbors:
- a CDS encoding type III polyketide synthase, which produces MSVKIKCVAKQLPKYSRTTQEIIPFLDSWLVGQEDRFIKKVKKIFEGAAVDKRYSIMDPLEVFGNTSFEERNDIYIREIIDLGEKVLDKALKKADWKPDDLDYIITVSCTGIMIPSLDAYLINSLKLRQDIVRLPVTEMGCAAGISGIIYAKNFLLANPGKKAAVIAVESPTATFQLNDFSMVNIVSAAIFGDGASCVLLSSCEEETGPEIIAEEMYHFYDNIHMMGFKLVNSGLKMVLDIDVPDTIASHFPDIIHPFLEKNNLKIEDIDHLIFHPGGKKILQTVEDLFSDLGKNIEDTKEVLRLYGNMSSATVLYVLERFMDNYPKKGSIGLMLSFGPGFSAQRVLLKF; this is translated from the coding sequence ATGAGCGTAAAAATAAAATGTGTTGCAAAACAATTGCCAAAGTATTCCAGAACTACTCAGGAGATTATTCCATTTCTGGATTCATGGCTGGTTGGGCAAGAAGATCGCTTTATTAAGAAAGTAAAAAAAATATTCGAGGGAGCAGCTGTAGATAAACGATATTCTATTATGGATCCTCTTGAAGTTTTTGGAAACACTTCTTTTGAAGAGAGAAATGATATTTATATTCGGGAAATAATTGATTTAGGCGAAAAAGTATTAGATAAAGCTTTGAAAAAAGCAGATTGGAAGCCAGATGATTTAGATTATATCATTACGGTTAGTTGCACAGGAATCATGATACCTTCATTGGATGCTTACTTAATCAATAGTTTAAAATTGCGTCAGGATATTGTAAGATTACCAGTAACAGAGATGGGCTGCGCTGCAGGAATATCCGGAATTATATACGCGAAGAATTTTCTACTGGCAAATCCAGGAAAAAAAGCCGCTGTAATTGCAGTAGAAAGCCCAACGGCAACATTTCAATTGAATGATTTTTCGATGGTAAATATTGTAAGTGCTGCAATTTTTGGAGATGGAGCCTCTTGCGTTTTACTGTCTTCCTGCGAAGAGGAAACAGGACCGGAAATAATTGCCGAAGAGATGTATCATTTTTACGATAACATCCATATGATGGGATTTAAACTGGTTAATTCTGGATTGAAAATGGTATTGGATATTGATGTTCCAGATACAATAGCCTCACATTTCCCTGACATAATTCATCCTTTTTTAGAAAAAAACAATTTAAAAATAGAAGATATCGATCATTTGATTTTTCATCCTGGAGGGAAAAAGATCTTGCAAACGGTTGAAGATCTTTTTTCAGATTTAGGCAAAAACATAGAAGACACGAAAGAAGTCTTGAGATTATACGGAAATATGTCTAGCGCAACAGTATTATATGTCTTGGAACGATTTATGGATAATTATCCTAAAAAAGGCTCAATTGGTTTAATGTTGAGTTTTGGTCCAGGATTCTCAGCTCAAAGGGTTTTGTTGAAGTTTTAA
- a CDS encoding NAD(P)/FAD-dependent oxidoreductase codes for MKNNKPITIIGGGLAGLTAAIHLIKMGLKVVLIEKNEYPKHKVCGEYISNEVISYFDWLSLTITELNPTSISKLHFSTTNGKSIHCDLPLGGFGVSRYALDSFLFRKALEIGCEVIQDNVESITFENNNFTITTSNNRVLNSEIVIGAFGKRSNIDLKLNRNFIQKKSHWLAVKAHYSGNFPNDLVGLHNFEGGYCGVSKVENDAINICYLASYETFKNYKNIEEYQNHVVVKNPHLDLILKESKLLFEKPLTISQISFDKKETVKDHILMIGDTAGLIHPLCGNGMAMAIHSAQIVSQLIIKYYNDEIKSRDELEKKYTKEWNLNFKDRLRMGHYLGFLLQKQTLSAILMKILIKLPSLMGIIIKKTHGKPILIKSP; via the coding sequence ATGAAAAACAATAAACCCATAACGATTATTGGTGGTGGCTTAGCAGGATTAACTGCAGCAATCCATTTGATAAAAATGGGATTAAAAGTAGTTTTAATAGAAAAAAACGAATATCCAAAGCATAAAGTTTGTGGTGAATATATTTCAAATGAAGTCATTTCATATTTTGATTGGCTTTCTCTCACTATTACAGAATTAAATCCTACTTCGATTTCTAAATTGCATTTTTCAACAACAAACGGGAAAAGCATACATTGCGATCTACCGCTAGGAGGTTTTGGAGTAAGCAGGTACGCATTAGATTCATTTTTATTTAGAAAAGCATTAGAAATTGGTTGTGAAGTTATTCAGGACAATGTAGAAAGCATCACTTTTGAAAATAATAACTTTACTATTACAACATCAAATAATCGGGTTTTAAATTCGGAAATTGTTATAGGAGCTTTTGGAAAAAGATCAAATATAGATCTAAAGTTAAACCGTAATTTTATTCAAAAAAAATCACATTGGCTAGCCGTCAAAGCGCATTATTCGGGTAATTTTCCAAATGACCTAGTGGGTTTACATAATTTTGAAGGAGGATATTGTGGTGTATCAAAAGTAGAAAACGACGCAATAAACATTTGTTATCTGGCTAGCTATGAAACTTTTAAAAATTATAAAAATATAGAAGAATATCAAAATCATGTAGTTGTAAAAAACCCCCATTTAGATTTGATTTTAAAAGAATCCAAACTGCTTTTCGAAAAACCTCTAACCATTAGTCAAATATCTTTTGATAAGAAAGAAACAGTCAAAGATCATATTTTAATGATAGGAGATACCGCCGGATTAATTCATCCTTTGTGTGGCAACGGAATGGCAATGGCGATTCACAGTGCCCAAATTGTCTCTCAATTAATTATTAAATATTATAATGATGAAATAAAATCTAGAGATGAGTTAGAAAAAAAATATACTAAAGAGTGGAATTTAAATTTTAAGGATAGATTAAGAATGGGGCACTATTTGGGCTTTTTATTGCAAAAACAAACATTGTCTGCTATTTTGATGAAAATATTGATTAAATTACCTTCATTAATGGGAATCATTATAAAAAAAACTCATGGAAAACCAATTCTGATAAAATCTCCTTAA
- a CDS encoding methyltransferase domain-containing protein, protein MYINTKHRTDKSEIMDDFNLEGDALKDTLNKIAKINQLLGGNQLTLQGVKKLISKVPKSDQITIVDVGCGNGDMLRRLADYGAENNLNFKLIGIDANRYTINYAEQLSVKYPNINYCCEDIFSDSFKEIKCDIMLCTLTLHHFKNNEISNLLTIFDSNTRLGIVINDLQRSSIAYRLFQLLCLVFKLEGMPCEDGLTSILRGFKKQELVRFSKALNFNNHKIQWKWAFRYQWIIEKNTV, encoded by the coding sequence ATGTATATAAATACCAAGCACAGAACCGATAAATCTGAAATCATGGACGATTTTAATTTAGAAGGAGATGCTTTAAAAGACACGTTAAATAAAATTGCCAAAATAAATCAGTTACTGGGAGGTAACCAACTCACTTTGCAAGGAGTGAAAAAATTAATCTCGAAAGTGCCCAAATCGGATCAAATTACAATTGTAGACGTTGGTTGCGGGAATGGAGACATGTTGAGGAGATTAGCTGATTATGGTGCTGAAAACAATTTGAATTTTAAATTAATAGGAATCGATGCCAATAGATACACAATAAATTATGCTGAACAATTATCCGTAAAATATCCAAATATAAACTATTGCTGTGAGGATATTTTTAGTGATTCTTTTAAAGAGATAAAGTGCGATATAATGCTGTGTACATTAACATTACATCATTTTAAAAACAACGAAATATCAAATTTGCTAACCATTTTTGATTCAAACACAAGATTAGGTATAGTAATAAATGATTTACAACGAAGCAGTATTGCATATAGATTATTTCAACTTCTATGTTTGGTATTTAAATTAGAAGGCATGCCGTGTGAAGATGGATTAACGTCGATTTTGAGAGGCTTTAAAAAACAGGAATTAGTTCGGTTTTCAAAAGCATTGAATTTTAATAATCATAAGATTCAATGGAAATGGGCTTTTCGTTACCAATGGATTATTGAAAAGAATACAGTTTAA
- the ilvC gene encoding ketol-acid reductoisomerase → MANYFNTLPLRLQLEQLGVCEFMDQSEFSNGVTALEGKKIVIVGCGAQGLNQGLNMRDSGLNISYALRTDAITEKRASFINATDNGFNVGTYEELIPTADLVCNLTPDKQHTSVVTAIMPLMKQGATLSYSHGFNIVEEGMQIRKDLTVIMCAPKCPGSEVREEYKRGFGVPTLIAVHPENDPNGEGLEQAKAYAAATGGHKAGVLKSSFVAEVKSDLMGEQTILCGMLQTGSILCFDKMVEKGIEPGYASKLIQYGWETITEALKHGGITNMMDRLSNPAKIEAYRIAEELKDIMRPLFQKHQDDIMSGEFSKNMMIDWANDDINLLTWRAATAETNFEKTAPTTATITEQEYFENGVLMIAMVKAGVELAFETMTEAGIIAESAYYESLHELPLIANTVARKKLYEMNRIISDTAEYGCYLFDHACKPLLTEFMKTVDTNIIGKPFSTSNGVDNAILIAVNNTIRQHPIEEVGSWLRASMTAMKKIG, encoded by the coding sequence ATGGCAAATTATTTCAATACATTACCACTTAGATTACAATTAGAACAACTAGGAGTTTGTGAATTCATGGATCAATCAGAATTTTCAAATGGAGTTACCGCTTTAGAAGGAAAAAAAATAGTTATAGTTGGTTGTGGAGCCCAAGGTTTGAATCAAGGATTAAACATGAGAGACTCTGGATTGAATATTTCTTATGCATTACGTACTGATGCAATTACAGAAAAAAGAGCATCTTTTATAAATGCAACAGATAATGGTTTCAATGTAGGAACTTATGAAGAATTAATTCCTACTGCAGACTTGGTTTGTAACCTAACACCGGACAAACAACATACATCTGTAGTAACAGCAATCATGCCATTGATGAAACAAGGCGCTACTTTATCATATTCACATGGTTTTAATATCGTTGAAGAAGGAATGCAAATCCGTAAAGACTTAACAGTTATTATGTGCGCACCTAAATGTCCAGGATCAGAAGTGCGTGAAGAATACAAAAGAGGTTTTGGTGTACCAACCCTTATTGCTGTTCATCCGGAGAATGATCCAAACGGAGAAGGATTAGAACAAGCCAAAGCATATGCAGCTGCAACAGGAGGTCACAAAGCAGGAGTTTTGAAATCTTCATTTGTTGCCGAAGTAAAATCAGATTTAATGGGAGAGCAAACTATTCTTTGCGGAATGTTGCAAACAGGATCTATTTTATGTTTTGATAAAATGGTAGAAAAAGGTATTGAACCAGGATATGCTTCAAAATTAATCCAATACGGATGGGAAACTATTACAGAAGCCTTGAAACATGGTGGAATCACCAATATGATGGATCGTCTTTCTAATCCTGCAAAAATAGAAGCTTACAGAATTGCTGAGGAATTAAAAGATATCATGCGTCCATTATTCCAAAAACATCAAGATGATATTATGTCTGGAGAATTCTCTAAAAATATGATGATTGACTGGGCAAATGATGATATCAATCTATTGACTTGGAGAGCAGCAACAGCTGAAACAAATTTTGAGAAAACCGCTCCAACAACAGCAACAATCACTGAACAAGAATACTTTGAAAATGGAGTATTAATGATTGCAATGGTAAAAGCAGGTGTTGAATTGGCTTTCGAAACCATGACAGAAGCAGGAATTATAGCAGAATCAGCATACTACGAATCATTGCACGAATTGCCTTTGATTGCTAATACTGTAGCTAGAAAAAAATTATATGAAATGAACAGAATCATCTCTGATACAGCAGAATATGGTTGTTATTTGTTTGATCATGCTTGCAAACCATTATTGACAGAATTCATGAAAACGGTTGATACCAATATAATCGGAAAACCATTTTCAACATCAAATGGTGTAGATAATGCAATATTGATAGCTGTAAATAACACAATACGTCAGCATCCTATAGAAGAAGTTGGATCATGGTTGAGAGCATCAATGACAGCAATGAAAAAAATCGGATAG
- the acs gene encoding acetate--CoA ligase: MSYFKIDSLEQYFKHYNKSIREPRKFWGKIAEENFTWYQYWDKVVDFNMAEAEIKWFTEAKVNIVKNCIDRHLAKKGDKTAIIFEPNDPSEEALHISYNELYERVSKMANVLREQGITKGDRVCIYLPMIPELAVSVLACARIGAIHSVIFAGFSASAVTSRINDSECKMVITSDGGFRGNKTIDLKGIIDDALQNCPSVTSVLVAKRTNAKINMKEGRDQWLQPLLNRASSNCVAEIMDAEDPLFILYTSGSTGKPKGMVHTTAGYMVYTAYTFKNVFHYEENDIFWCTADIGWITGHSYILYGPLLNGATTVIYEGVPSYPDFSRFWEIIEKHKVTQFYTAPTAIRALAKENLSYIQKFPLKSLKVIGSVGEPINEEAWHWYNDHVGGKRCPVVDTWWQTETGGIMIAPISFITPTKPTYATLPLPGIQPVLMDDKRNEIEGNQVDGSLCIKFPWPGIARTIWGDHKRYKDTYFSAFPGKYFTGDGALRDEVGYYRITGRVDDVVIVSGHNLGTAPIEDAINEHPAVAESAIVGFPHDIKGNALYGFVILKESGEYRDRENLSKEINQHVADHIGPIAKLDKIQFVSGLPKTRSGKIMRRILRKIAEGDYSNFGDITTLLNPEIVDEIVKSKIE; this comes from the coding sequence ATGAGTTATTTTAAGATTGATAGTTTAGAACAGTATTTCAAACATTATAATAAATCGATACGTGAACCCCGAAAATTTTGGGGCAAAATTGCAGAAGAAAATTTTACTTGGTACCAATACTGGGATAAAGTTGTTGATTTTAATATGGCTGAAGCCGAAATAAAATGGTTTACTGAGGCAAAAGTCAATATTGTTAAAAACTGTATCGACAGACATTTGGCCAAAAAAGGAGATAAAACAGCCATTATTTTCGAACCAAACGATCCATCTGAAGAAGCTCTACATATTAGTTACAATGAATTATATGAACGCGTTTCAAAAATGGCAAATGTTTTGCGTGAGCAAGGTATTACCAAAGGAGATCGAGTTTGTATTTACTTACCAATGATTCCAGAATTAGCCGTTTCTGTTTTGGCATGTGCCCGTATTGGTGCTATACATTCGGTTATTTTTGCTGGTTTTTCAGCATCTGCAGTTACTTCAAGAATAAATGATAGTGAATGCAAAATGGTAATCACATCAGATGGAGGATTCCGCGGAAATAAAACGATTGACTTAAAAGGAATCATTGATGATGCTTTGCAAAATTGTCCTTCAGTTACCTCAGTTTTAGTAGCTAAAAGAACGAATGCCAAAATCAACATGAAAGAAGGGCGTGATCAATGGTTACAACCGCTTTTAAACAGAGCAAGCAGTAATTGTGTTGCTGAAATCATGGATGCAGAAGATCCTTTATTCATATTATACACATCAGGATCAACCGGTAAGCCAAAAGGAATGGTTCATACCACTGCAGGTTACATGGTGTACACAGCTTATACTTTCAAAAATGTCTTCCATTATGAAGAAAACGATATTTTTTGGTGTACAGCAGATATAGGTTGGATAACTGGACACTCTTATATTTTATATGGTCCATTATTGAATGGTGCTACAACAGTAATTTATGAAGGAGTTCCTTCATATCCTGATTTTAGCCGTTTTTGGGAAATTATCGAAAAACATAAAGTAACTCAATTCTACACAGCACCAACAGCAATACGTGCTCTGGCAAAAGAGAATTTATCTTATATTCAAAAATTCCCATTAAAATCTTTAAAAGTAATTGGATCTGTAGGAGAACCAATAAACGAAGAAGCTTGGCACTGGTACAATGACCACGTAGGAGGAAAACGCTGTCCTGTGGTTGATACTTGGTGGCAAACTGAAACTGGCGGAATTATGATTGCACCTATATCATTTATAACACCAACAAAACCAACATATGCAACTTTACCATTGCCGGGAATTCAACCCGTTTTGATGGATGACAAACGTAATGAAATAGAAGGAAATCAAGTAGACGGTAGTTTGTGTATTAAATTTCCTTGGCCAGGTATCGCCAGAACCATTTGGGGAGATCATAAAAGATATAAAGACACCTATTTCTCTGCCTTTCCTGGTAAATATTTTACTGGAGATGGTGCATTGCGTGATGAAGTTGGATATTATAGAATTACAGGACGTGTAGACGATGTTGTTATTGTTTCAGGGCATAATTTAGGTACAGCACCAATCGAAGATGCAATTAACGAGCATCCAGCTGTTGCTGAGTCAGCGATTGTTGGTTTCCCACATGACATCAAAGGAAATGCATTATATGGCTTTGTAATCTTGAAAGAATCTGGTGAATATAGAGATAGAGAAAATCTTAGTAAAGAAATCAATCAGCATGTAGCTGACCATATTGGTCCTATTGCCAAATTAGATAAAATACAGTTTGTTTCTGGATTGCCAAAAACAAGATCAGGAAAAATCATGCGTCGTATTTTACGTAAAATAGCCGAAGGAGATTATTCAAACTTTGGAGATATTACAACATTATTAAATCCAGAAATCGTGGATGAAATCGTGAAAAGTAAAATAGAATAA